In Esox lucius isolate fEsoLuc1 chromosome 6, fEsoLuc1.pri, whole genome shotgun sequence, the following proteins share a genomic window:
- the rufy2 gene encoding RUN and FYVE domain-containing protein 2 isoform X6 yields the protein MATPAEHDLALAETESNKEKSQVFGILRLQEEKYTGEKASTTSTTMRAGDGRWQAPIFALARKASETFSGSSSHVLAKVAEPTSFVNEWSAQALRDPMAMERANLLNMAKLSIKGLIESALSFGRTLDSDYPPLQQFFVVMEHCLKHGLKVKKSFLGYNKSLWGPLEMVEKLCPEAGEIAASVRDLPGLKTPLGRARAWLRLALMQKRLADYLRVLITRKDLLSDFYENSSVMVEEEGAVIVGLLVGLNVIDANLCVKGEDLDTQVGVIDFSMYLKNDIDDYRSEERNGQIAAILDQKNYVEELNRQLNSSVHGLQGRVDNLEKSNSKLIEELAIAKNNIIKLQEENHQLRNENTIILMKAQQQLEVTQVDVDVELDTYKQSRQGLDEMYNEARRQLREECQLRQDVENELVVQVSMKQEMDLAMKLLEKDIHEKQDTLIGLRHQLDEVKAINVEMYSKMQTSDDGMKQKNDMITRLEEKTNQITATMKQLEQSDKDLLSQTRTLAMSFVKCASTDTEHQYKLVKDISF from the exons ATGGCGACACCTGCAGAGCACGACCTCGCACTAGCTGAAACAGAGAGCAATAAGGAGAAGTCTCAAGTATTCGGAATCCTTAGGTTACAGGAAGAAAAATATACCGGTGAAAAGGCTAGTACCACGTCCACGACAATGAGAGCTGGGGACGGGAGATGGCAGGCGCCTATTTTCGCACTAGCCAGGAAAGCATCGGAGACTTTTTCAGGAAGCAGCAGTCATGTTTTGGCAAAGGTAGCGGAACCCACATCTTTTGTAAACGAATGGAGTGCCCAAg CCCTGCGGGACCCAATGGCGATGGAGAGAGCCAACCTTCTGAACATGGCCAAGCTCAGCATTAAAGGCCTGATTGAGTCGGCTCTCAGTTTTGGACGCACCCTGGACTCTGACTACCCCCCCCTTCAGCAGTTCTTCGTGGTCATGGAGCACTGCCTCAAACACGGCCTCAAAG TGAAGAAATCCTTTCTTGGGTACAATAAGTCACTATGGGGTCCTCTGGAGATGGTGGAGAAGCTGTGTCCTGAGGCAGGAGAGATTGCGGCCAGCGTCAGGGACTTACCAGGACTAAA GACCCCGCTGGGCAGAGCACGGGCGTGGCTGCGTCTGGCCCTGATGCAGAAGAGGTTGGCAGATTATCTCCGTGTTCTGATCACCAGAAAGGACCTGCTGAG TGATTTCTATGAGAATTCCTCTGTGAtggtagaggaggagggggcGGTCATTGTAGGCCTGCTGGTGGGACTCAATGTGATTGATGCCAATCTGTGTGTCAAGGGTGAGGATCTAGATACACAG GTTGGGGTTATTGACTTCTCCATGTACTTGAAAAATGATATTGATGACTACAGAAGTGAGGAAAG AAATGGTCAAATAGCAGCCATTTTGGACCAGAAGAACTACGTTGAAGAACTTAACAGGCAGCTTAA TTCTTCAGTACATGGCTTACAAGGGAGAGTGGATAACTTGGAGAAATCAAACTCTAAACTTATTGAGGAG ttggcgattgcaaaaaataacataatcAAACTACAAGAGGAGAACCATCAGCTTAGAAATGAGAACACTATCATTCTCATGAAAGCTCAACAGCAACTTGAG GTGACCCAggtggatgtggatgtggaGCTGGACACCTATAAGCAGTCGAGACAGGGCCTGGATGAGATGTACAACGAGGCCAGGAGACAGCTCAGGGAGGAGTGTCAACTACGCCAG GATGTGGAGAATGAGCTGGTAGTGCAGGTGAGCATGAAGCAGGAGATGGATCTGGCCATGAAACTGTTGGAGAAGGACATCCACGAGAAGCAGGACACACTAATTGGCCTGCGCCACCAGCTGGATGAAGTCAAGGCCATCAACGTGGAGATGTACTCAAAAATGCAG ACTTCTGATGATGGCATGAAACAGAAGAATGACATGATCACTCGTTTGGAAGAGAAGACCAATCAAATCACAGCAACCATGAAACAACTGGAACAAAG TGATAAAGATTTGCTAAGCCAGACGCGCACCCTCGCTATGTCATTTGTGAAATGTGCCAGCACAGACACAGAGCATCAATACAAGCTTGTTAAAGACATCTCTTTCTGA